One region of Zingiber officinale cultivar Zhangliang chromosome 7B, Zo_v1.1, whole genome shotgun sequence genomic DNA includes:
- the LOC122004248 gene encoding putative disease resistance protein RGA3, with protein MTMLFTLSDLGQLGVTLIDSFVEKLRRVEVHRLQMLPEVGVVLRDLETCVIQIRHIISAAENSFTIATDELMKLELEGLLMHLKDTVYDGEDLVEKIEHDVLHHGVDQHQYEALHTVVEIEDSHVYKLRKIYLSIYKIATALVKIIQVVNSVDADDRQNIHTADSISSNATSFLVNGKVYGRDKEFNTLRQLLLKPSLGSGFSNGSLSFIRILGDEGVGKTTLAQRLYSDTSITEYFQLKIWVYPSENFNGKRITKEILQSANIDTPDCMNLDMLQVMVKKKIASKRFLIVLDDLWNKDRHGWDMLCASLSSGVPGSKVLLTTRFPRLPTVASNECAFHLNRMDEEEFWKIFKLCAFGFQSSQEKPPLTDIAKKMVSRLNGLPLAARMVGGLLNTNMDVNH; from the exons ATGACGATGTTGTTCACGCTTTCAGATTTGGGGCAGCTCGGGGTGACTCTCATCGACAGCTTTGTTGAAAAGCTCCGGAGGGTTGAAGTCCATAGGTTACAAATGCTGCCTGAAGTTGGAGTTGTACTCAGAGACCTGGAGACTTGTGTGATCCAGATTCGGCACATCATCAGCGCTGCAGAGAATTCTTTCACGATTGCGACTGACGAACTGATGAAACTTGAATTGGAGGGATTGCTAATGCATCTTAAGGACACGGTTTATGATGGTGAGGATTTAGTGGAAAAGATCGAGCACGATGTTCTGCATCATGGAGTGGATCAGCATCAATACGAGGCAC TTCACACTGTGGTTGAAATTGAGGATAGCCATGTTtataaattaaggaaaatttatctaAGCATATACAAAATTGCAACTGCACTTGTAAAGATCATCCAAGTTGTGAATTCAGTAGATGCAGATGACAGACAGAACATACATACTGCAGACTCCATAAGCAGTAACGCAACTTCCTTCTTGGTCAATGGTAAAGTGTATGGACGAGACAAAGAGTTCAATACACTCAGACAACTGTTGTTGAAACCTTCTCTTGGTTCGGGATTCAGCAATGGCAGCCTGTCTTTCATAAGAATTTTGGGGGATGAAGGCGTCGGAAAGACAACTCTGGCTCAGCGACTATACAGCGATACGAGCATAACTGAATATTTTCAGTTGAAGATCTGGGTCTATCCATCAGAAAACTTCAACGGGAAAAGAATCACCAAAGAGATATTGCAGTCTGCAAATATCGACACTCCTGATTGTATGAATTTGGATATGCTTCAAGTTATGGTTAAGAAGAAGATAGCATCAAAAAGATTTTTGATTGTCCTCGATGACCTATGGAATAAGGACCGACACGGATGGGACATGCTTTGTGCATCACTAAGCTCCGGAGTGCCTGGCAGCAAGGTGCTCCTGACAACTCGCTTTCCAAGGCTCCCAACTGTGGCTTCCAATGAATGTGCATTCCACCTAAATAGAATGGACGAAGAAGAGTTctggaaaattttcaaattatgtgCCTTTGGCTTTCAAAGCTCTCAAGAAAAACCACCACTAACTGACATTGCAAAGAAGATGGTTAGCAGACTCAATGGATTGCCACTTGCAGCAAGAATGGTTGGAGGTTTGTTGAACACCAATATGGATGTAAACCACTGA